A genomic region of Magnolia sinica isolate HGM2019 chromosome 6, MsV1, whole genome shotgun sequence contains the following coding sequences:
- the LOC131249418 gene encoding type IV inositol polyphosphate 5-phosphatase 7-like isoform X4, whose amino-acid sequence MRDGNPKKSKLSWSKTLVRKWFNIKSKAEDFHADDVVYSGGDGEWRTSFSEREEACTIKKSKTERSFKKNSDRSRQGRVDLDSAQFTDVQDYRIFVATWNVGGKSPPSYLSLEDWLHASPPADIYVLGFQEIVPLNAGNVLGAEDNGPARKWLALIRKTLNNLPGTSGSGGYHTPSPVPYPIAELDADFEGSTRQKASTFFHRRSFQSLSRSLRMDNDISIPQPRLDRRFSVCDRVMYSHRPSDFDPNFKWGSSDDENGPGGSPSTGFVSPMSYGASSSMDDRDRPSGHSRYCLVASKQMVGIFLTVWVRSDLRDDVRNMKVSCVGRGLMGYLGNKGSISISMSLHQTTFCFICSHLTSGEKEGDELRRNSDVMEILRKTRFPRVHGLGDEKSPETILEHDRIIWLGDLNYRIALSYRSAKALVEMHNWRALLEKDQLRIEQRRGRVFEGWNEGRIYFPPTYKYSNNSDRYAGDDLHPKEKRRTPAWCDRILWYGRGLNQLSYVRGESRFSDHRPVYGIFTAEVEYINHSRTKRSMSSSSARIEVEELLPHSYGYTELSFF is encoded by the exons ATGAGAGATGGAAACCCGAAGAAAAGCAAG CTCTCATGGTCTAAGACCCTTGTGAGAAAATGGTTCAATATCAAGAGCAAAGCTGAGGACTTTCATGCTGATGATGTTGTTTATTCAG GTGGGGATGGTGAATGGAGGACAAGCTTCTCAGAGAGGGAAGAAGCATGCACAATCAAGAAAAGCAAAACAG AGAGATCGTTCAAGAAGAACTCGGATCGAAGTCGGCAAGGGCGGGTTGATCTTGATTCTGCTCAATTTACTGATGTGCAGGACTACCG gatttttgtaGCAACATGGAATGTGGGTGGGAAATCTCCACCAAGCTATTTGAGTCTTGAGGATTGGCTTCATGCCTCCCCTCCTgctgatatctatgttttggG GTTTCAGGAAATTGTTCCGCTCAATGCCGGCAATGTTTTAGGTGCGGAAGACAATGGCCCGGCGAGAAAATGGCTAGCACTCATCAGAAAAACTCTAAACAATCTCCCTGGTACCAGTGGAAGCGGTGGTTACCACACGCCTTCGCCCGTTCCCTACCCCATTGCGGAATTGGATGCAGATTTTGAAGGGTCGACACGGCAAAAGGCCTCCACTTTCTTCCACCGCCGATCATTTCAGTCCTTGAGTCGTAGCCTGAGGATGGACAATGACATCTCAATCCCGCAACCTAGGCTTGACCGCCGGTTCAGTGTCTGCGATCGGGTCATGTACAGTCATAGGCCGAGTGATTTTGATCCCAATTTTAAGTGGGGCTCTTCcgatgatgagaatgggccgggGGGTTCGCCCAGTACTGGTTTTGTTTCGCCGATGTCATATGGTGCATCTTCGTCCATGGATGATAGGGATAGACCATCAGGGCATTCGAGGTACTGTTTGGTTGCAAGTAAGCAGATGGTTGGGATATTTCTCACAGTCTGGGTTAGGAGTGATTTAAGAGATGATGTCCGGAACATGAAAGTCTCTTGTGTGGGCCGTGGATTGATGGGTTATCTTGGAAACAAG GGCTCGATCTCGATCAGCATGTCCTTGCACCAAACAACCTTCTGCTTCATATGCAGTCATTTGACCTCGGGGGAGAAGGAGGGTGATGAGCTGCGGAGAAATTCGGATGTTATGGAGATCTTGAGGAAGACGAGATTTCCACGTGTTCATGGGTTAGGTGATGAGAAATCACCTGAAACTATCCTTGAGCATGA TCGAATCATATGGCTTGGGGATTTGAATTACCGGATTGCTCTATCGTATCGCTCTGCAAAGGCGCTCGTCGAGATGCACAACTGGAGAGCGCTGTTGGAAAAAGACCAG CTCCGGATAGAGCAGAGACGTGGCCGTGTTTTTGAGGGTTGGAACGAGGGCAGGATCTATTTCCCACCCACGTATAAATATTCAAATAACTCAGATCGGTATGCTGGGGATGATTTGCATCCAAAAGAGAAGCGACGGACACCCGCATg GTGTGATCGTATATTGTGGTATGGAAGAGGTCTCAATCAACTATCATATGTTCGTGGAGAGTCTAGGTTCTCGGACCATCGACCGGTTTATGGCATCTTTACAGCCGAGGTTGAATACATAAACCATAGCCGAACAAAGAGAAGCATGAGTAGCTCTAGCGCCCGAATTGAGGTAGAGGAACTGTTGCCACACTCGTATGGATACACCGAACTTAGTTTCTTTTGA
- the LOC131249418 gene encoding type IV inositol polyphosphate 5-phosphatase 7-like isoform X2, producing MRDGNPKKSKLSWSKTLVRKWFNIKSKAEDFHADDVVYSGGDGEWRTSFSEREEACTIKKSKTAERSFKKNSDRSRQGRVDLDSAQFTDVQDYRIFVATWNVGGKSPPSYLSLEDWLHASPPADIYVLGFQEIVPLNAGNVLGAEDNGPARKWLALIRKTLNNLPGTSGSGGYHTPSPVPYPIAELDADFEGSTRQKASTFFHRRSFQSLSRSLRMDNDISIPQPRLDRRFSVCDRVMYSHRPSDFDPNFKWGSSDDENGPGGSPSTGFVSPMSYGASSSMDDRDRPSGHSRYCLVASKQMVGIFLTVWVRSDLRDDVRNMKVSCVGRGLMGYLGNKGSISISMSLHQTTFCFICSHLTSGEKEGDELRRNSDVMEILRKTRFPRVHGLGDEKSPETILEHDRIIWLGDLNYRIALSYRSAKALVEMHNWRALLEKDQLRIEQRRGRVFEGWNEGRIYFPPTYKYSNNSDRYAGDDLHPKEKRRTPAWCDRILWYGRGLNQLSYVRGESRFSDHRPVYGIFTAEVEYINHSRTKRSMSSSSARIEVEELLPHSYGYTELSFF from the exons ATGAGAGATGGAAACCCGAAGAAAAGCAAG CTCTCATGGTCTAAGACCCTTGTGAGAAAATGGTTCAATATCAAGAGCAAAGCTGAGGACTTTCATGCTGATGATGTTGTTTATTCAG GTGGGGATGGTGAATGGAGGACAAGCTTCTCAGAGAGGGAAGAAGCATGCACAATCAAGAAAAGCAAAACAG CAGAGAGATCGTTCAAGAAGAACTCGGATCGAAGTCGGCAAGGGCGGGTTGATCTTGATTCTGCTCAATTTACTGATGTGCAGGACTACCG gatttttgtaGCAACATGGAATGTGGGTGGGAAATCTCCACCAAGCTATTTGAGTCTTGAGGATTGGCTTCATGCCTCCCCTCCTgctgatatctatgttttggG GTTTCAGGAAATTGTTCCGCTCAATGCCGGCAATGTTTTAGGTGCGGAAGACAATGGCCCGGCGAGAAAATGGCTAGCACTCATCAGAAAAACTCTAAACAATCTCCCTGGTACCAGTGGAAGCGGTGGTTACCACACGCCTTCGCCCGTTCCCTACCCCATTGCGGAATTGGATGCAGATTTTGAAGGGTCGACACGGCAAAAGGCCTCCACTTTCTTCCACCGCCGATCATTTCAGTCCTTGAGTCGTAGCCTGAGGATGGACAATGACATCTCAATCCCGCAACCTAGGCTTGACCGCCGGTTCAGTGTCTGCGATCGGGTCATGTACAGTCATAGGCCGAGTGATTTTGATCCCAATTTTAAGTGGGGCTCTTCcgatgatgagaatgggccgggGGGTTCGCCCAGTACTGGTTTTGTTTCGCCGATGTCATATGGTGCATCTTCGTCCATGGATGATAGGGATAGACCATCAGGGCATTCGAGGTACTGTTTGGTTGCAAGTAAGCAGATGGTTGGGATATTTCTCACAGTCTGGGTTAGGAGTGATTTAAGAGATGATGTCCGGAACATGAAAGTCTCTTGTGTGGGCCGTGGATTGATGGGTTATCTTGGAAACAAG GGCTCGATCTCGATCAGCATGTCCTTGCACCAAACAACCTTCTGCTTCATATGCAGTCATTTGACCTCGGGGGAGAAGGAGGGTGATGAGCTGCGGAGAAATTCGGATGTTATGGAGATCTTGAGGAAGACGAGATTTCCACGTGTTCATGGGTTAGGTGATGAGAAATCACCTGAAACTATCCTTGAGCATGA TCGAATCATATGGCTTGGGGATTTGAATTACCGGATTGCTCTATCGTATCGCTCTGCAAAGGCGCTCGTCGAGATGCACAACTGGAGAGCGCTGTTGGAAAAAGACCAG CTCCGGATAGAGCAGAGACGTGGCCGTGTTTTTGAGGGTTGGAACGAGGGCAGGATCTATTTCCCACCCACGTATAAATATTCAAATAACTCAGATCGGTATGCTGGGGATGATTTGCATCCAAAAGAGAAGCGACGGACACCCGCATg GTGTGATCGTATATTGTGGTATGGAAGAGGTCTCAATCAACTATCATATGTTCGTGGAGAGTCTAGGTTCTCGGACCATCGACCGGTTTATGGCATCTTTACAGCCGAGGTTGAATACATAAACCATAGCCGAACAAAGAGAAGCATGAGTAGCTCTAGCGCCCGAATTGAGGTAGAGGAACTGTTGCCACACTCGTATGGATACACCGAACTTAGTTTCTTTTGA
- the LOC131249418 gene encoding type IV inositol polyphosphate 5-phosphatase 7-like isoform X1, producing MRDGNPKKSKLSWSKTLVRKWFNIKSKAEDFHADDVVYSGGDGEWRTSFSEREEACTIKKSKTAERSFKKNSDRSRQGRVDLDSAQFTDVQDYRIFVATWNVGGKSPPSYLSLEDWLHASPPADIYVLGFQEIVPLNAGNVLGAEDNGPARKWLALIRKTLNNLPGTSGSGGYHTPSPVPYPIAELDADFEGSTRQKASTFFHRRSFQSLSRSLRMDNDISIPQPRLDRRFSVCDRVMYSHRPSDFDPNFKWGSSDDENGPGGSPSTGFVSPMSYGASSSMDDRDRPSGHSRYCLVASKQMVGIFLTVWVRSDLRDDVRNMKVSCVGRGLMGYLGNKGSISISMSLHQTTFCFICSHLTSGEKEGDELRRNSDVMEILRKTRFPRVHGLGDEKSPETILEHDRIIWLGDLNYRIALSYRSAKALVEMHNWRALLEKDQQLRIEQRRGRVFEGWNEGRIYFPPTYKYSNNSDRYAGDDLHPKEKRRTPAWCDRILWYGRGLNQLSYVRGESRFSDHRPVYGIFTAEVEYINHSRTKRSMSSSSARIEVEELLPHSYGYTELSFF from the exons ATGAGAGATGGAAACCCGAAGAAAAGCAAG CTCTCATGGTCTAAGACCCTTGTGAGAAAATGGTTCAATATCAAGAGCAAAGCTGAGGACTTTCATGCTGATGATGTTGTTTATTCAG GTGGGGATGGTGAATGGAGGACAAGCTTCTCAGAGAGGGAAGAAGCATGCACAATCAAGAAAAGCAAAACAG CAGAGAGATCGTTCAAGAAGAACTCGGATCGAAGTCGGCAAGGGCGGGTTGATCTTGATTCTGCTCAATTTACTGATGTGCAGGACTACCG gatttttgtaGCAACATGGAATGTGGGTGGGAAATCTCCACCAAGCTATTTGAGTCTTGAGGATTGGCTTCATGCCTCCCCTCCTgctgatatctatgttttggG GTTTCAGGAAATTGTTCCGCTCAATGCCGGCAATGTTTTAGGTGCGGAAGACAATGGCCCGGCGAGAAAATGGCTAGCACTCATCAGAAAAACTCTAAACAATCTCCCTGGTACCAGTGGAAGCGGTGGTTACCACACGCCTTCGCCCGTTCCCTACCCCATTGCGGAATTGGATGCAGATTTTGAAGGGTCGACACGGCAAAAGGCCTCCACTTTCTTCCACCGCCGATCATTTCAGTCCTTGAGTCGTAGCCTGAGGATGGACAATGACATCTCAATCCCGCAACCTAGGCTTGACCGCCGGTTCAGTGTCTGCGATCGGGTCATGTACAGTCATAGGCCGAGTGATTTTGATCCCAATTTTAAGTGGGGCTCTTCcgatgatgagaatgggccgggGGGTTCGCCCAGTACTGGTTTTGTTTCGCCGATGTCATATGGTGCATCTTCGTCCATGGATGATAGGGATAGACCATCAGGGCATTCGAGGTACTGTTTGGTTGCAAGTAAGCAGATGGTTGGGATATTTCTCACAGTCTGGGTTAGGAGTGATTTAAGAGATGATGTCCGGAACATGAAAGTCTCTTGTGTGGGCCGTGGATTGATGGGTTATCTTGGAAACAAG GGCTCGATCTCGATCAGCATGTCCTTGCACCAAACAACCTTCTGCTTCATATGCAGTCATTTGACCTCGGGGGAGAAGGAGGGTGATGAGCTGCGGAGAAATTCGGATGTTATGGAGATCTTGAGGAAGACGAGATTTCCACGTGTTCATGGGTTAGGTGATGAGAAATCACCTGAAACTATCCTTGAGCATGA TCGAATCATATGGCTTGGGGATTTGAATTACCGGATTGCTCTATCGTATCGCTCTGCAAAGGCGCTCGTCGAGATGCACAACTGGAGAGCGCTGTTGGAAAAAGACCAG CAGCTCCGGATAGAGCAGAGACGTGGCCGTGTTTTTGAGGGTTGGAACGAGGGCAGGATCTATTTCCCACCCACGTATAAATATTCAAATAACTCAGATCGGTATGCTGGGGATGATTTGCATCCAAAAGAGAAGCGACGGACACCCGCATg GTGTGATCGTATATTGTGGTATGGAAGAGGTCTCAATCAACTATCATATGTTCGTGGAGAGTCTAGGTTCTCGGACCATCGACCGGTTTATGGCATCTTTACAGCCGAGGTTGAATACATAAACCATAGCCGAACAAAGAGAAGCATGAGTAGCTCTAGCGCCCGAATTGAGGTAGAGGAACTGTTGCCACACTCGTATGGATACACCGAACTTAGTTTCTTTTGA
- the LOC131249418 gene encoding type IV inositol polyphosphate 5-phosphatase 7-like isoform X3, whose translation MRDGNPKKSKLSWSKTLVRKWFNIKSKAEDFHADDVVYSGGDGEWRTSFSEREEACTIKKSKTERSFKKNSDRSRQGRVDLDSAQFTDVQDYRIFVATWNVGGKSPPSYLSLEDWLHASPPADIYVLGFQEIVPLNAGNVLGAEDNGPARKWLALIRKTLNNLPGTSGSGGYHTPSPVPYPIAELDADFEGSTRQKASTFFHRRSFQSLSRSLRMDNDISIPQPRLDRRFSVCDRVMYSHRPSDFDPNFKWGSSDDENGPGGSPSTGFVSPMSYGASSSMDDRDRPSGHSRYCLVASKQMVGIFLTVWVRSDLRDDVRNMKVSCVGRGLMGYLGNKGSISISMSLHQTTFCFICSHLTSGEKEGDELRRNSDVMEILRKTRFPRVHGLGDEKSPETILEHDRIIWLGDLNYRIALSYRSAKALVEMHNWRALLEKDQQLRIEQRRGRVFEGWNEGRIYFPPTYKYSNNSDRYAGDDLHPKEKRRTPAWCDRILWYGRGLNQLSYVRGESRFSDHRPVYGIFTAEVEYINHSRTKRSMSSSSARIEVEELLPHSYGYTELSFF comes from the exons ATGAGAGATGGAAACCCGAAGAAAAGCAAG CTCTCATGGTCTAAGACCCTTGTGAGAAAATGGTTCAATATCAAGAGCAAAGCTGAGGACTTTCATGCTGATGATGTTGTTTATTCAG GTGGGGATGGTGAATGGAGGACAAGCTTCTCAGAGAGGGAAGAAGCATGCACAATCAAGAAAAGCAAAACAG AGAGATCGTTCAAGAAGAACTCGGATCGAAGTCGGCAAGGGCGGGTTGATCTTGATTCTGCTCAATTTACTGATGTGCAGGACTACCG gatttttgtaGCAACATGGAATGTGGGTGGGAAATCTCCACCAAGCTATTTGAGTCTTGAGGATTGGCTTCATGCCTCCCCTCCTgctgatatctatgttttggG GTTTCAGGAAATTGTTCCGCTCAATGCCGGCAATGTTTTAGGTGCGGAAGACAATGGCCCGGCGAGAAAATGGCTAGCACTCATCAGAAAAACTCTAAACAATCTCCCTGGTACCAGTGGAAGCGGTGGTTACCACACGCCTTCGCCCGTTCCCTACCCCATTGCGGAATTGGATGCAGATTTTGAAGGGTCGACACGGCAAAAGGCCTCCACTTTCTTCCACCGCCGATCATTTCAGTCCTTGAGTCGTAGCCTGAGGATGGACAATGACATCTCAATCCCGCAACCTAGGCTTGACCGCCGGTTCAGTGTCTGCGATCGGGTCATGTACAGTCATAGGCCGAGTGATTTTGATCCCAATTTTAAGTGGGGCTCTTCcgatgatgagaatgggccgggGGGTTCGCCCAGTACTGGTTTTGTTTCGCCGATGTCATATGGTGCATCTTCGTCCATGGATGATAGGGATAGACCATCAGGGCATTCGAGGTACTGTTTGGTTGCAAGTAAGCAGATGGTTGGGATATTTCTCACAGTCTGGGTTAGGAGTGATTTAAGAGATGATGTCCGGAACATGAAAGTCTCTTGTGTGGGCCGTGGATTGATGGGTTATCTTGGAAACAAG GGCTCGATCTCGATCAGCATGTCCTTGCACCAAACAACCTTCTGCTTCATATGCAGTCATTTGACCTCGGGGGAGAAGGAGGGTGATGAGCTGCGGAGAAATTCGGATGTTATGGAGATCTTGAGGAAGACGAGATTTCCACGTGTTCATGGGTTAGGTGATGAGAAATCACCTGAAACTATCCTTGAGCATGA TCGAATCATATGGCTTGGGGATTTGAATTACCGGATTGCTCTATCGTATCGCTCTGCAAAGGCGCTCGTCGAGATGCACAACTGGAGAGCGCTGTTGGAAAAAGACCAG CAGCTCCGGATAGAGCAGAGACGTGGCCGTGTTTTTGAGGGTTGGAACGAGGGCAGGATCTATTTCCCACCCACGTATAAATATTCAAATAACTCAGATCGGTATGCTGGGGATGATTTGCATCCAAAAGAGAAGCGACGGACACCCGCATg GTGTGATCGTATATTGTGGTATGGAAGAGGTCTCAATCAACTATCATATGTTCGTGGAGAGTCTAGGTTCTCGGACCATCGACCGGTTTATGGCATCTTTACAGCCGAGGTTGAATACATAAACCATAGCCGAACAAAGAGAAGCATGAGTAGCTCTAGCGCCCGAATTGAGGTAGAGGAACTGTTGCCACACTCGTATGGATACACCGAACTTAGTTTCTTTTGA